The following DNA comes from Papaver somniferum cultivar HN1 chromosome 4, ASM357369v1, whole genome shotgun sequence.
CATAGAATCGCGCAGAAAATCCCGAAAGGGAATCTGACGGTTCTATGAATTTGAAGCGGCCCCCACCATCCCATGGCATTCAACCCAGATTAAAATGGGAAAATCCTTCCGGATGTGTAGATCTTCTGAAAGGGAACTAAGTGGTACGGTTTTCTTAAATTCAACTTTTGACTTATATATTAAGTTAGATTTTAACTTATATATTATCTTTTTGATAACTTGGATTTGGTACACTCAACCGATTAAGCGCATCATACTTAATTCAAGTACAATTCAAGCAAGCCTTGAACCACATAGTGGCAGAGACAAGGATTGACTAACTCTGACTCTAGCCCCTTCTTAATGCTAATAGCCATGTAAAACCTATATCTTATCCTATAATTTGTATTTCCCACTCCTATTTAGTACTTAGCCCATTAAAATCTACATTTTTAGTCCCCTTAAAATTAATTTCTGGTTACGGCGCCACCAAAACCACGACTTGAATCATGTTAAAAAGAGACGTTTGACCACGTATTTCCAACCTGTATTTCTGTTAGCACCATGTCTGTTTATTCATGACTCATCTAAGTGATCTTGATCTAGATGGAATCACCTCACTCGTTTGGATCTGACTTAATatatttgttttgagtcagatctgactcaactgGCTCAAAAAATatatggtttgatctcatgaatTAAAAGTATTTTGTTACCTAACTCAAACGGATCAGAGTCAGGAGTcggataaaaatcagaaatcgaatcatatttgtctCGAAATAGAAAATAAACGGTCGGGACACCTAATTcgggaaaaatcacgaattgaatCAGGGAAATCGAAAATCAGATGCAAACAAACATGATGCAGATTCTGGAATCGGTATCAGACCTGGTAGCACTCGTATATCCTTTCATTCTCTCAAATAATACCCTAAAAGTCCAAAGTAGTGAGGACTGAGGAGTTCCCAtaccaacaacaaaagaaaacaaaataaacagtTGTTTGTAGGCACTATCATCCTGCCTGTAGATACATACAGTGCAACAAgtaaaagaagaataagaataatAGTATCAAACTATTATCATCAATCCCCAAAcagaaacaacatcaacagatAGATTAGATTGGATTAGAtcagtggtggaagaagtagaGTAGTATATTAAATTAGAATAATCTCCTCCTAGACCAAACCAACCacgtgttcttcttctttgttattctcttttcATCTTCTCTCTAGTAATTCCTCCTGTGTCTGTCTAGGTTTGGGAGTCTCTTGATGGGTTCTCATCCTGGAGATTGGCCTTCTTATAATCCTCATAACTTCAGTCAACTTCGTGCTACTGATCCTTCTCTTCCTACTTCTGTAAGCAAACcccccttttcttcttctttcagttttcaattaattttcttttaagttcaaatttgattagattttgttgtttttattgtGAATTGGTTTGAAATTTTGATGACCCTTTCTTTGGTTCATCATTTATGACTGTTTATTGgtgaaatttttgattttgatcACTGATGAGCTGAAAAAATTGAATAATTGGGGGTGGTAGGTTTTTCAAATTATGCATGATTGATGTTGTTTGGGACTGGAATTTTGAGTGTTGATTTTGAGGTTAgggtatggtggcattgtttaaCTGAGTAGAATTTGAGAAATTGTGATTTTCTGAAATTTCTGGATTTAATAAACTTAATTTTGAGTTAGGGTAAGTAATTTGGTTGTATGTTCGTTATAACCTGAAAGATCCAAAATGGTAGAATCTGTTTGAGCATAAATGGATGTATTTTGTAGCAGAAAAATTGTTCCATTTAGAAGTTCATGTTAACCTTTGTGAGTAATTGGTGGTTAATACATGTAGTTAGTCTTAAAGATTTAGATCCTTTCACGGATAATTTGATTTGACGCGTGCCGGCTCTTAAATCTGAAATTGAATGTGGCATACTCATGGTCTAGTGTTTTAGCCTTTGTTTTACGTATTGCTGAATCTTACCCTTTCGACTCCAGACACTGATTGAGTTCGTATTGCAGTTAGTTAGCTGAGTCTTTAGTCTTTACTACTTCGTCTTACACATGGAAGTTGGGAACTTTCCTTATATGTTTCAGGTTGAATTAGTAGTTTGCTGGAATGTAACTTAGAAGTCTCCTTAAATGTTACCTCAACCTTCATAGGTGTTCTGATAAAAGAAGTAATTAGAGAGTAACGGGTCATATAGAAAAAAGGACAAAATGTACCTTGACACAACTAAAGGGAATTAGGAACCTACCTTCTGCAAATGTCGCTATATTTTGTATGATTATCATGATAGGCGTTCTGAGCTAGTGAAGTACATACTAGATTCCCATCTGCTTCACTGGGGTGGTTGTTTTTGAAGAGGATGTATGGGCATTTGGTTCTTTCCCTAACTGTTGGCATGTTGGTTGATTGTTTCATGTTGGCGGTGTTTCTAATACTTATATTTTTGCTTTTAACGTGGATTTCTGAGCTGTTTCGTGGTGTGTCATGTGATGCTTATTGCTCTTTCTTATTGGATGATCTTCTTTCCCTTTTAGGTCCATGTAAATCAATACGTGAAAATATGTAAATGGTGATTATTACTTTAGGAAATGATATCACTTCGTTAAGAAAGTTTTGTTGTTATTGCATCAGTTTCTTTACGTCTGAAATCTGTTTCGTGACTTACTTCAGAAATCAACTCCAACCACCTACCATCCTACTCATAACCGAACTGTTCCACCGCCAAATCAAGGTAATAATGGGATCTCTATACCATTTTTGAATTCTGAATCATCCAGTATTTGCTTGCAGAAAATGTGACTTAGATTCTTAAATGTAGATAGTGTAGATCATTTTTGTTAATGCATGCTGTTAAGATAGTTAATAATAGAAACCATTCATAGTCAGTTGCTTAACCTCTGCTCGTTGTGATTATTCCTGTGTACGAGTATCTAATTGGTCTCGTTAGATTCTCTAATGGGTATAAAAAATTGTTCAGCGATCATTTTGCCCATCATAAAAGGTGTTAACTTGTTAGTACTAGTCACCAGGAGCGCTTTTTCCTTGCTCAAAATATCAAGCAAGGGAAGGGGAGAGTCCCCTTCCTACATTACCTTTTGATACTTTAGAGAAAAcataaagaaacaaaaataagGTTGGAAATACGCTTTTTAGGGTCTAACTTGAGTTTTTGGAGGGTGGTTATCAAAGTTTTCACTTGTGCTGTGCCTACAGTGATACGGCACACAAGATCTGAGTGGCTGGGTTAGGTGTCCTGTACTTAAAATGGCTGTCACTATCACATTGTTTTCCTTCTTTAGAATTTTATCCATGCTTGAATTGTGGTTGCTATCGCTAATTCAAGCTACTTGAATGTAGTTCACTGGCcgatcaaaaaaagaaagaaaagaaaatgtagTTCACTGCCTCTGACACTGTCATAAGACTATACTGCTTTTTCCTTCGAGTGCGTGTTCACCAACTTTAGGATTCAATTAGTATGTTTGGTACTATTTCTGCTAACCAGTAACTTTGGCTCTATTTCTAACTTTTCTGTCATGTCTTACCAGTAATGACTGAAGCTACCAATATCCTCTTGAGACAGTTCTACCAACGTGCTGACACAAAGGTCTGATCTAATTCCATTATTTCTTCATTGGGATTTGAGTTTATACACAGATATTAAGTCTTCTTTTGTTTGCATAATCAAAACAAGTCTGGTTTTGCTCCTAGTTGCAATCTGAGTGAAAAAGTAAAAAAACCTACCAGTGTCTGATGGGATCTCTGACCATCAAGAACTGGTGAGCCCCATCGTCTTATTGGGTTACCTCAGCTGATTTGCAGTTGGGTGTACAAAATGGGACTACAGACTATTTGGAATAAATCTGCATCCATCTTCTGTTTTCCTAAATCCATCAGTATGTTTACTGACAGTCTCTTTACTTTACAGCTGAGGCCGAAGAGAGCTGCTTCAGAAAATCTGATTCCGGAGCATGGAAGCAAACAGCATAGGGGCACTTCTGGAGACGCTTCAAAGTAGTGACAGAATCCTCTTTTCCGATTCAATTGTTTGTGGTTTTCTGCTTCATGCCAGTGAATTATCATCATTCATCTGTACCTCCATCATAGCCGGCATCATCACGCCCATGTCTGTATTATGTTGTGTGCTTGTTGTTGTATTTGCAAATAAGGAtcatttgtacttgaaacatggTGAATATCATCATATAAATGTGTCATAATAATACTGCATAAAATCATACATGGGAGGTGGAGAAACACCCCTTTTAACACTCGTGCATAAGCTATCTAGTTGATTTTACATGATCCAGGCGTGGGCTTAGATTGTGCAAACTGACTGGCTTACAGTCTGCGCCTCTTGTCCTGGCAGCCTCTTGCCTTGAGGATTATAACCTGCCTCTTACCCTATGGGTAATAACCTTGAACGACGAGGACAGAATTCATTGCTAGTCCAAAATTCACCTCGTGACCTACATAGTGGTGTTGGGATGCGCGTTTGGGACACATTTTCAAAATGACTGCGAAAAATTTACTTTTTAGGTGAGTTACGTTTTTGCTTCTACTTCTACTATCCAAATGGGAAACAATATATTCcttttgtttcagaaaaagtgatacaatCACTTTCCCTGACATCCAAATCGGCAAACATGCTACTAcctctgtttcaggaaaagtgatgtCTTAAGTGATGTCTTTATTTTCGacagtgaaagtatcactttttctgaaatggaGTTGATACATTCACCTTTTCAATTGGATgctgaaaatatcatttttcgtGAAACAGTTCCGAATCGaaggaaaatatcattttttttgaaacggagggttTGGTATAAAAAATTCTAAACTACAGGGACAAGACTCTAATATTCCCGTTTACGCCAAAATTATCAAGAAGGTACTACGCGCTCAAACTTCTCTCCTTCTGACAGTTTCAGCTTTTTCTTTCTCTCACTCTATTCcccaaaaataaatttcatttcctttttttttttctcatcaacatcatcattctaGGGTTTCGTTTTCCGCTTTCTCCCTCTCGTCCGTTGTAGAAATCTGATAGATCATGTGTTCTCTTGGAGTATTAGTGAGTTTTAGTGAGTGACTGGAAGTGAGAAGAAGAATGGCATCAACTTCTGGTACTAAAGAAACAGACGaagcttcttcgtcttcttccactTCTGGTACTAAAGATTTGATAGATCATGTGTTCTCTTGGAGTATTGAAGATATACTCAATGATGATCTCTACAGACACAAGGTAGTCTCTCACTCACTTGATCATTTATGGACTTCGAGTTTACTGATTTTGCCCTAGATTTTTCAATTTGTGGTCATAGTAGTCTTGATTTTTGAATAGTTCACATGGAATAAGTCGATTATGCTTGATTTATGCTTAATTAGGGCATTTCCAGCCCCAATTttagtgatggagtagtggtgTAGGTTAAGAGATACTACTATCACCAGCCTATCCTGCACTGCATCATGAATAATCACTGGCTATTTTCCAAAGATGTTATGGATGTTCTCTACAGTTGGGCCTGTGTGGACCATCACCATGGTGGGGGTGATGTTGGTGGGTGTTCTGGGGTGTTGGTGGTTAACACAGGCTTAATATTATAGTATGGAAGTTTCACAGTATGAACAATAAATTCTGGTAGCGATTATATGAAGCTGCACAAAGTATGCTTAAATAGATCATTTTAGCTCCAATTTCGTAATCACTATGGCTATTTTCCAGAGATTTTTTTTGGAAGTTTTACTGTTGGGGCTGCATAGACCAACACTGCGGACACCCACTGCCTCCATGGTGGCAGTGGGAGCAGCAGTGGTGGTCTATGCAGGGCCAAATGTTATGGAAGTGTTATAGTATGAACTGTAAATCTTGTTGGCTATATGGATCAGCAAGCGTTTAAGGTTGAAGATACCGTCGTTTCTTTTACCTGAACTTATTAGGTTGACCCACTTTATTGGCTGTTATTACTTCCAAATTAATGATCAATCTTATATTCATATTTACGTCTTTCATTGATGTTCTGTGTTAATTTGTAACTTCTCATTGCTGGGTTTAGCTAAGGTGTGGTTGTCGTACGTGGATTTTGTAGTACGATTAGTTTTATTTTGTATGTCCTGAAATTGTCTATGTTTTCTTTTAGGTGGAAAGGATACCTAAGCGTTTTGAGTCCATACAACATTATCTTGGCTCTTATACTATGCCGTTGGTGGAAGAAACTCGCATGGAGATATGTTCGCAAATGGAGTTTATGTCAGGTGTACCTCACGCTGAAGTAATCTCAGTAGAGGAGTCGAAGCTGGATGGGGGGTCAATATTGTATTATATCAAGATCGACTCCTGGAGAAACCGTTATGGTGTATATGGCAAAGAACCGTATAGTCCAAATCCTTCGGATCTGTTTATTTTGGGTGATAATGTACCTGAAGTTGCTGCAGACTTGCAGCGGTTCGGAAGCAGTTGGTCTTTGGCTTCAGTTGTAGAAGATGTGAAAGAGTCCGATTCTGTAGGGCACGAAGACAGACTTATATGCTTTCGAATTAAGTCATCAAAACCCATAAAGATAGAGATGAAAGAGGGCAGGCGGAAATCACTTTTTGTGGTGTTTCTGTTAAACTTGGCAACAAACACTAGAACATGGAAGGTGTTACATATGTCCCGAAACTTGAACATCATCAAGGAAGTTCTGTGTGCCAACTCCATGGTAAGATGTATTCACTTCTTATTCAGTATAAAAGTGTACATCCTCGAGCCTTTAAAGACCTTTTCATAATGTGAAAAATAAATGATGCAATTGCATGATGGTTTTTGGGGTTGGTTTCTCTTATTTTATATTGCTTAGTatggaaataaaaataatgagATTTTTTTTCACCTTTTGGAAGTAAAATGCTAGTATAATAATTCTTTGAATAATAAATGTTTTTCACGTTGGTTTTATGGTAATGCAGATAAAGGAAAATTGCGGTCTCTGCTCTGCACAACTTGACAGGAGTTGGGCTGGAAAAGTTGATTCACAATTATTACTGGCTCTTAATGAATCTCATAGATCAGCGGTCTTGGATACCATATCTGCAGTGCAGTGTAACCACAGTTCTTCTATGAAACTTGTTTGGGGTCCATCTGGGACAGGAAAAACCAAGACCATCAGTATACTACTGTATAACTTGCAAAGTATGAATTATAGAACTCTTGCTTGTGCCCCAAAAAATATTGCAGTTGCTGAACTTGCGGTACGTGTGTTAAAACTTCACAAAGATGCTTGCGAAAGAACAGGCCAGGTTGTTCATTAGGGGACTTTCTCTTGTTTGGAAATATGAATAGATTGGAGTTATGTGATGATCTTGGGAAGATTTATGTGGATCATCGTGTGGATAGTCTTGTCGATTGTTTTGCTCCATTAACAGGTTGGAAGAAACATTTTGATTCCATGGTGGATTTTCTTGAAGATTGTGTAACTCGGTATCATTTGCTTTTGAAGCATGAAGTAATTACAGAGGTTCATGTAATGGAGAGAAGTGGAACTAATTCTGAAGTCCACATGTCACTTCTCAAGTTTGCGAGAGACCGATTCAGAGCTATAGTGGTACCCCTCAAAAGAAGCGTCAGAATATTATGCACCCATCTCCCTAAAAGACTTATGTTGCCAGACAATTTCGAAAAGATGGTTACACTTTGTGGTTTGCTTGATACTTTTGAAAATCTGCTCTCTCAAACTCAGGTGGCTGACACAAGGGAGTAGAGCATCTAATTATATTTCAGACACATTACACAAGATGAGAGTTGAAATTGTGCAGGTTCTAAGATCTGTTGGTCGTTCTCTCGGTGATCGCCTTCCAAGTTCCACAGACAGAAGTTTTTTAACTGAGTTCTGTCTGAAAAATTCATCCCTCATTTTTTCCAGTGTCAAGCTCATATAATCTGCATGAGGTAGACCTGGGACCACTGGATTTTTTGGTAATCGATGAAGCTGCCCGGTTGAAAGAGTGTGAATCAGTGATTCCCATGCAGCTTGAAGCTATACGACATGCTATCCTAATTGGTGATGAGTGCCATCCACAAGCTATGGTCAAAAGCAGGGTAAGTATATCATCAATTTCTTCGCTTTAACATGATGTTTTCGTTCTTAAAATTTTCCAATGCTTTGTAATCTTAGGTGTCTGACGAAGCTGGCTTTGGAAGAAGTCTATTTGAAAGGTTGGGTTTGTTTGGGCATTCAGAGGACCTTCTCAACATGCAGTACAGAATGCATCCTGCAATAAGCTCTTTCCCTAATCGCAAATTTTATAAAGACCAGATTATAGATGCTCCAAGTGTTCTTTGTGAAAATTTTCAAAGAAATTACCTACAAGGACCTATGTTTGGTCCCTACTCGTTCATAAATATTTCTTATGGAAGGGAGGATCCAGATGAAGCTGGGCATGGTTAAAAAAATATGGTTGAAGTGGCAGTTGTAATGGCAATAGTACGAAACCTTTATAAAGGTATGATCAGTGTTAGCAAATTGATTGCAATAGCTTGTTTGTTATGCTATATATGGTTAATTAGAAGATTCAACGTAGTTTTATGTTTATATTGTTCTTCCATTCTACTAAATACTAGTGAGGTTGTTGTATATAAATACTGTAGATGTGGTATACATTTTATTTCACATTTCTGATTAAGCCCGTCTAAAGAATTGTTGAAATGTTAAGTCATGATTAGTCCATTTAGTCTACTTATAAAGGATGTTTTTTACGATTCACAGCGTGGGAAGGCTCAAAGCATAGCTTAACCGTTGGTATTATATCTCCTTACGCTGCCCAAGTTGCTGAAATAGAGCATAAAGTTCGTCCGAAATATGAGAAGCTGAAGGGTTTTATAGTCAAGGTGATTTCTGCAGATGGATTCCATGGTGGCGAGGAAGATGTCATAATAATATCTACTGTCGGGTCTAATCATAGTGGGGGATCAGATGGGTTCCTTTCTAATCCGCAATGTGCTAATGTTGCTCTGACACGGGCTAGGTACAACTAGTGTGTTTATTGGTTAAAAAATTTGTCTTAGGAGATTTCTTCATACGTTAATTTTGATGACACATCTTTTAGTCTTTGTTAACTCATTGAGTGTTAACTTTTCAGGCACTGCCTTTGGATTTTGGGGAATGACAAAAAGTTGTGTAAAATTGGTTCTTTCTGGGAAGAATTAATATGTGATGTGAAGCAGCGGCGATGTTTTTTTaatgctgatgaagatgaagagctTGTGAAAGCTATGATCAAGGCCAACAAAGAGCTTGATCAGTTAGATAATTTACTCAATGAAGATAGTATGCTTTTCAAAAGTGCATTGTGGAAGGTAAACTATTCCAAGATTAAATCATTATTTACTATTTTGTCGGTTTCTACTCATTATTCACTGACTCTTGCCTCAAATTGACAGGTCCTGTTCAGCAATAACTTTAGGAAGTCATTTGGGATGTTGAAGTCACCGCAAACACAAAAGTCTGTGGTTAATCTATTGGTTAAACTTTCCAATGGCTGGCGTCCGAAGAAGGTTAAGGTTGAAGCTTTGTGTGCTAACTCAGTCCAGCTTGTAAAACAGTACAAGATTGGAAGGCTTTACATTGTTTCTAGCGTTGATGTTGCAAAATATTCATGTTACACCCAAGTTTTAAAGATATGGGATATTTTACCTCCCGAGGAGATACCTAAACTAGTGAAGAGTCTGAACAAAATATTCTCCATATACACTGACGAGTACCTCAACCGCTGTAAGATGGAACAATTTGAAGGGTATGTATGCTATCTTTGATCTCACAGAACAccgttttttgttgttgttaggtCTCTTAAATTCTCCATTCAACTTTAGATGGTGAATATTGATCAATTCTTAATCTCAATGTTGCTTTACCTACCGAATGTTAACAACATTTTACTTTAGATTTTAGTAATATATACACATTCTTTTCGTAATTATTTTGCAGGGATTTGATAGTGCCAATTACCTGGAGAATAGATGATGAGACCGTTAAATATAAGAACACTAACAATGGTGAGTTAGTAGACAGTTCAAGTGAAGGGTCAGACGGGAGATGTTACATTGAGAACTCAAAAGTGAGAGATAGTCTGTTGCTTATGAAGTTCTACTCCTTATCAGCTGGTTTAGTGAACCATTTGCTGTCGGGAAGTGATGGAAAAGAGCTTGATCTTCCTTTTGAAGTAACATATAAAGAGTCAGATATCATTCTTTTCCCTAGAAGTACATTCATTCTTGGGAGGTCCGGAACAGGGAAAACCACTGTTTTGACAATGAAATTGTTCCAAAAGGAGCAGCAACACTACTTTTCTTCTAAAGGATATGTGGAAGCCGTGGGAGATATTTCTTTGAGTGCTCCATCTGGGAGTGTGTGCAGAGGGGTTGGGAATGAGACAAAAGGTAATGTCTTACGGCAATTGTTCGTCACAGTCAGCCCAAAACTATGCTCTGCcgttaaaaaccaaatttctaactTGAAAAGGTatccaatttatttattttgtagtgTCAGCTTTGAAATTTCTCTATTACCTTTTTTTTGTATGTTTGTTTTGTAAATTGGTGTCTTTGTGGGTTTAGACGATATTGGAAATTGTTTATCTTCACTTCAAATTTTAGCACTTTGTGTATTCTTATTAATTCTTGTACTTTTGATACAGCTTTATAAGCAAGGGCAAGGCCTCAGCAGAACACAGTTTCATTGAGTTGCCTGATGTCGATGATGCAGTTCAGTTTCGAGATATACCAGATTCTCTTAATTAAATTCCACCTGAAAGTTATCCACTGGTTATAACATTTCAGAAATTCTTAATGATGCTCGACGGAAGTATGGGAAATTCGTATTTTGATAGATTTAGTGATATAAGGGAACTCTCACATTTTAAAATTGCAGCCTCAGGGTCATTTGCTTTGCGTGCTCTTATAAGAACAAAAGAGGTCAATTATGAAAGATTCAACTCAATTTACTGGCCTCATTTTAATTGCCAGATGACCAAGAAGCTTGATTCTTCTATGGTTTTTATCGAGATAATTTCACACATAAAAGGTGGGCTATTTGCAGGAAGGCTACCTGATAATATACTTAGTCGGGATGATTACATATTACTATCTGAAGGACGGGTGTCATCCATAAGCAGGGAAAGAAGGGAAATGATTTATGATATTTTCCTAGAATACGAGAAGAAGAAATTACTAAATGATGAGTTCGATTTGGCTGATTTTGTGATTGACCTTCACCGTCGGCTGAAAATTGGATGTTACAAGGGTGAGGAAATGGATTTTGTGTATATTGATGAAGTGCAGGATCTCACCATGAGACATATATTTGCAGAAATTTTGTGGAAGGATTTGTTTTTTCTGGTGATACTGTACAAACTATTGCTAGTGGGGTTGATTTTAGATTTCAGGATGCAAGATCTTTGTTCTACAACGAGTTTATTTTTGATTCAGGAAGTGATGGCATGGGAAATGCTAAAGACATTGATCAATCTCGCATCTCAGACAtctatcatttgaatcaaaatttcCGTACTCATGCTGGTGTTCTCAACTTGTCACAGAGTGTGATTGAACTTCTGCACATATTCTTCCCACACCACATTGATAATTTGAGTCCAGAAACAAGCCTTATTTATGGAGCTGCACCAATTTGGcttgaatctgcaaatgatgacAATGCAATTATAACGATTTTTGGCAAAAGCGGTGAAAAAGCTGGAAGGAGTACGAGTGGATTTGGTGCAGAACAAGTTATTTTGGTGCGTGATGATTCAGTGAGGAAAGAAATTGCTGAACATATTGAAAAACAAGCGCTTGTTCTTACTATAGCAGAACGCAAGGGCTTAGAATTTCAGGTATGCTTAGGTATTCCTTTTGTATTTCGAGGTCAAGCTTCATTAGATCTTATCTTAGTACTATTTATTTTGTTTCTTGAGTGTACGATTCAACCTGACATTGCATTTGTCGTTTTTGTAGGATGTATTGCTTTACAACTTTTTTGGAACATCACCATTAAAGAGTCAATGGAGAGTTGTTTATGGGTATATGAAGGAACAAAATCTTCTCGACTCCAATGATGTGAAATTTCCAAAATTTAGCAAGGCGAAACACCAAATTCTCTGCTCTGAACTGAAGCAATTGTATGTTGCTATCACTCGTACTAGGCAGAGATTGTGGATCTGTGAGAATATGGATGAATTTTCAAAGCCCATGTTTGACTACTGGAAGAAGTTATGTCTCGTTCAAGTGAGAGAACTTGATGAATCACTTGTAGAGGCAATGCAGGTTATGAGCGGCAATGAGGAATGGTGTTCACGCGGTATCAAGGTTGAAATTTCTTGGACTTAACCTATTATACACATTCATGAGTACACAATTTCTCTGCAGGAAATTTTAATTTAGCCTTTTCAGAATTTACCTTTCCTAATTGCTACAATAAATATGTTACATGTGTGGCATGACATGGAATACACCATC
Coding sequences within:
- the LOC113274656 gene encoding uncharacterized protein LOC113274656; translated protein: MGSHPGDWPSYNPHNFSQLRATDPSLPTSKSTPTTYHPTHNRTVPPPNQVMTEATNILLRQFYQRADTKLRPKRAASENLIPEHGSKQHRGTSGDASK
- the LOC113274657 gene encoding uncharacterized protein LOC113274657; translation: MVEVAVVMAIVRNLYKAWEGSKHSLTVGIISPYAAQVAEIEHKVRPKYEKLKGFIVKVISADGFHGGEEDVIIISTVGSNHSGGSDGFLSNPQCANVALTRARHCLWILGNDKKLCKIGSFWEELICDVKQRRCFFNADEDEELVKAMIKANKELDQLDNLLNEDSMLFKSALWKVLFSNNFRKSFGMLKSPQTQKSVVNLLVKLSNGWRPKKVKVEALCANSVQLVKQYKIGRLYIVSSVDVAKYSCYTQVLKIWDILPPEEIPKLVKSLNKIFSIYTDEYLNRCKMEQFEGDLIVPITWRIDDETVKYKNTNNGELVDSSSEGSDGRCYIENSKVRDSLLLMKFYSLSAGLVNHLLSGSDGKELDLPFEVTYKESDIILFPRSTFILGRSGTGKTTVLTMKLFQKEQQHYFSSKGYVEAVGDISLSAPSGSVCRGVGNETKGNVLRQLFVTVSPKLCSAVKNQISNLKSFISKGKASAEHSFIELPDVDDAVQFRDIPDSLN
- the LOC113274659 gene encoding TPR and ankyrin repeat-containing protein 1-like; protein product: MGNAKDIDQSRISDIYHLNQNFRTHAGVLNLSQSVIELLHIFFPHHIDNLSPETSLIYGAAPIWLESANDDNAIITIFGKSGEKAGRSTSGFGAEQVILVRDDSVRKEIAEHIEKQALVLTIAERKGLEFQDVLLYNFFGTSPLKSQWRVVYGYMKEQNLLDSNDVKFPKFSKAKHQILCSELKQLYVAITRTRQRLWICENMDEFSKPMFDYWKKLCLVQVRELDESLVEAMQVMSGNEEWCSRGIKLLDQGNYEMATLCFERAGDSFLEQLAKAAGLRASGVHVLGSNTELASVALVEAAGIYESIGKADLAAKCSWS